A stretch of the bacterium genome encodes the following:
- a CDS encoding penicillin-binding protein 2, with product IAGKTGTAQVPRADGKGYEENKNVGSFVGFAPVGDPKFIIMVRIDYPQTNTFAERSAVPAFAEITKELFKYYNLPPS from the coding sequence AATCGCCGGCAAAACCGGTACCGCACAGGTGCCGCGTGCCGACGGGAAGGGCTATGAAGAAAATAAAAACGTCGGAAGCTTCGTTGGTTTTGCGCCGGTGGGTGATCCAAAGTTTATTATTATGGTGCGCATCGACTATCCGCAAACCAATACGTTCGCGGAGCGCAGTGCCGTACCTGCCTTTGCTGAAATTACAAAAGAACTCTTCAAATACTACAACCTCCCGCCAAGCTAG